In the Topomyia yanbarensis strain Yona2022 chromosome 3, ASM3024719v1, whole genome shotgun sequence genome, one interval contains:
- the LOC131692436 gene encoding lactosylceramide 1,3-N-acetyl-beta-D-glucosaminyltransferase, with protein MFERRPLFGALLGLTLVVTVWHMSFQETTSSTGGSSSSSSSSNGVGSGSSYLESVTIAPPYMQASSLAVSTPHHSQSAVPPPAPPRDGAADVAGAVEFVESSSMTNQSFLPLLLSSILVNPVEMLPKDDYTSLIDLKDFKFTINFSNCSEGGRNKYESVRTNSLKSDEQRVPLILVLVHSAPTNWYKRNTIRDTWGQYDPRAKLVFLVGAVNSSILQQRIEQENRMYDDIVQGNFIDAYRNMTYKHVMALKWFTYHCPEAKYILKADDDVFVNTPTLYDILESTSQRRRLLFCQEISKAPVKRTHRSKWYVSVPEYRNRYYPNHCPGYSIIYTPDVAFQLYREAQQQPYFWIDDVHLTGTIARRINVTITPTGSMLLNQSQKDAIIDNKLNASEQLFFFTTPDLREGEIRKLWKAVTLSKSGR; from the coding sequence ATGTTCGAGCGTCGTCCGTTGTTTGGGGCTCTGCTCGGGTTGACGCTGGTAGTAACAGTATGGCATATGTCGTTCCAAGAAACCACCAGCAGTACCGGCGGAAGCAGTAGCAGTAGTAGCAGTAGCAATGGCGTTGGGTCTGGATCTTCGTACCTGGAGTCGGTTACTATTGCGCCACCGTACATGCAAGCATCGTCTCTGGCAGTATCCACGCCACATCACTCACAATCTGCAGTACCACCACCAGCACCACCTCGTGATGGTGCAGCAGACGTTGCTGGGGCTGTCGAATTTGTTGAAAGCAGCTCGATGACGAATCAAAGCTTCCTCCCACTATTGCTATCGTCGATATTAGTCAATCCAGTAGAAATGTTGCCAAAAGATGATTATACCAGTTTAATAGATTTGAAAGATTTTAAGTTCACCATCAATTTCAGCAATTGTAGTGAGGGTGGTCGAAACAAGTATGAAAGTGTTCGAACTAATAGTCTTAAGAGTGATGAGCAACGTGTACCATTAATTTTAGTTTTAGTTCATTCGGCACCAACCAATTGGTACAAGCGCAATACAATTCGTGATACCTGGGGACAGTACGATCCGCGAGCAAAGCTCGTCTTCCTGGTTGGAGCTGTCAACTCGAGTATCCTCCAGCAACGAATAGAGCAAGAGAATCGCATGTACGACGATATCGTACAGGGCAACTTTATCGACGCTTATCGAAATATGACCTACAAACATGTGATGGCACTAAAATGGTTCACATATCACTGCCCAGAGGCCAAGTACATCCTGAAAGCAGACGACGATGTCTTCGTTAACACTCCAACACTATACGACATTCTAGAATCGACGTCCCAAAGGCGACGGCTACTGTTTTGCCAAGAAATTAGCAAGGCGCCCGTAAAACGAACACATCGCTCCAAGTGGTACGTCAGCGTTCCCGAATACCGTAACAGGTACTACCCAAACCATTGTCCAGGCTATTCGATAATCTACACACCGGACGTGGCATTCCAGCTGTATCGGGAAGCACAACAGCAACCGTACTTCTGGATCGACGACGTGCATCTCACGGGGACGATAGCAAGACGAATTAACGTTACCATCACACCGACGGGTAGCATGCTACTCAACCAAAGCCAAAAGGATGCAATCATCGACAACAAGCTGAATGCATCCGAACAACTGTTCTTCTTCACCACACCGGATCTACGCGAAGGGGAAATCCGGAAGTTGTGGAAAGCGGTAACTCTGTCGAAAAGCGGTAGATAG